In one Mucilaginibacter ginsenosidivorax genomic region, the following are encoded:
- the rlmB gene encoding 23S rRNA (guanosine(2251)-2'-O)-methyltransferase RlmB — protein MTFNSRPQRESNQMVFGIRAIMEAITSGKEIEALYIQRGAAGGLSHELKALLTEYNITAQQVPIEKLNRLTAKNHQGAVAFISPIVYQKIENIIPDVFERGEVPLILVLDSITDVRNMGAIARTAECAGVHAIVIPAKGSAQINPDAIKTSAGALYKIPVCRHDNFMQTVRFLQESGLQLVCCTEKTKEDIYMPDYTAPTAIIMGSEEDGIRNEIIRIADHLAKIPMFGEIESLNVSVSTGVILYEAIRQRGLSK, from the coding sequence ATGACATTTAATTCAAGACCTCAGCGCGAAAGTAACCAGATGGTTTTTGGCATCAGGGCCATTATGGAAGCTATCACTTCGGGCAAAGAAATTGAGGCATTATACATACAACGGGGTGCAGCCGGCGGCTTATCGCACGAGTTGAAAGCGCTGCTTACCGAATATAATATTACGGCGCAGCAAGTACCCATTGAAAAACTGAACAGGCTTACCGCCAAGAACCACCAGGGGGCTGTTGCTTTTATTTCGCCAATTGTTTATCAAAAAATAGAAAATATCATTCCCGATGTTTTCGAGAGAGGAGAGGTGCCGCTGATTTTGGTACTGGATTCTATTACCGACGTACGTAACATGGGCGCTATTGCGCGTACTGCCGAATGTGCCGGCGTGCATGCTATAGTTATCCCGGCGAAAGGATCGGCACAAATTAACCCCGATGCCATCAAAACCTCGGCCGGCGCTTTGTATAAGATACCGGTTTGCCGCCATGATAACTTTATGCAAACCGTTAGGTTTTTGCAGGAATCGGGCTTGCAGCTGGTTTGTTGCACCGAAAAAACCAAAGAAGATATTTACATGCCCGACTATACAGCCCCAACAGCCATCATCATGGGATCGGAAGAAGACGGCATCCGCAACGAGATTATTCGCATAGCCGACCACCTGGCTAAAATCCCGATGTTTGGCGAGATCGAATCGCTTAACGTATCGGTATCAACCGGGGTAATTTTGTATGAGGCGATAAGGCAGCGTGGGCTGAGTAAGTAA
- the dnaB gene encoding replicative DNA helicase: protein MSFENENQYKPNTNERRSRITNPTPYTGMGKLPPQATDLEEAVLGALMLEKDALSSVIDVLKSEVFYRDNHQKIFSAIKELFEKSQPIDILTVTAQLRKQGDLEMIGGAYYITELTSRVASAANIEFHSRIIIQKYIQRELIRISTETINSAYEDTSDVLDLLDKAEKNLFEIAQSNLRRDARKMDDLVQEALRDIESLKDKKDGLTGVASGFTGLDRMTSGWQKSDLVIIAARPAMGKTAFVLSCARNAAVDFDKPVVVFSLEMSSVQLVNRLIAGEAEIEQEKIRKGTLEEWEWQQIHSKIGRLEKATFIIDDTPALNIFEFRAKCRRLKSQHDIQLIIIDYLQLMHGKSSDGKGGGNREQEIGSISRALKSVAKELNVPVIALSQLSRAVETRPGNAKRPMLSDLRESGSIEQDADMVLFLYRPEYYGLTEDEDGNPTQGVGEVIIAKHRNGETGTVRLKFVGKYVKFANLEEGMDSFPPAAGNAFSGLAPSQDFEKQSNFIIRPSRMDDIDDEPPF from the coding sequence ATGAGTTTTGAGAACGAGAATCAGTACAAGCCTAATACAAACGAACGCCGTAGCCGAATTACCAACCCAACTCCTTACACCGGAATGGGCAAGTTACCCCCGCAAGCTACAGACCTGGAGGAAGCCGTTTTAGGTGCGCTGATGCTGGAAAAAGATGCACTGTCATCAGTTATCGACGTACTAAAATCCGAAGTTTTTTATCGCGACAATCACCAGAAAATATTTTCGGCGATAAAAGAACTTTTCGAAAAATCCCAGCCGATAGATATCCTTACTGTTACCGCCCAGTTACGCAAACAAGGCGACCTGGAAATGATTGGAGGGGCATACTATATTACCGAATTAACAAGCCGTGTGGCATCTGCCGCCAATATCGAGTTCCACTCGCGTATTATTATACAGAAGTACATTCAGCGCGAGTTGATCCGCATCTCTACAGAAACAATCAACAGTGCCTATGAAGATACCAGCGATGTGCTTGACCTGTTGGATAAAGCCGAGAAGAATCTGTTTGAGATAGCCCAAAGCAACTTACGCCGTGATGCCCGTAAAATGGACGACCTGGTACAGGAGGCTTTGCGTGATATCGAATCGCTAAAAGATAAAAAAGATGGCTTGACCGGTGTGGCATCCGGATTTACCGGGCTCGACCGTATGACTTCGGGCTGGCAAAAATCCGACCTGGTGATTATAGCAGCCCGCCCCGCGATGGGTAAAACAGCCTTTGTGCTAAGCTGTGCCCGTAACGCCGCGGTTGATTTTGATAAACCAGTTGTAGTATTCTCGCTCGAGATGTCGTCAGTTCAGCTGGTAAATCGTTTGATTGCCGGTGAGGCCGAAATTGAGCAGGAAAAGATCCGTAAAGGAACATTAGAAGAGTGGGAATGGCAACAGATCCACTCTAAAATTGGCCGGTTAGAGAAAGCAACGTTCATTATTGATGATACACCGGCTTTAAATATATTTGAGTTCAGGGCCAAATGCCGTCGTTTAAAATCGCAACACGACATTCAGTTAATCATCATCGATTACCTGCAGCTGATGCATGGTAAATCATCAGACGGCAAAGGCGGTGGTAACCGTGAGCAGGAAATTGGTAGTATCTCTCGTGCCCTTAAATCAGTAGCCAAAGAATTAAACGTTCCGGTGATAGCGCTATCGCAGTTAAGCCGGGCCGTAGAAACCAGGCCGGGTAACGCTAAAAGGCCAATGCTATCAGATTTACGTGAGTCGGGCTCTATCGAACAGGATGCGGATATGGTATTGTTCCTTTATCGTCCCGAATATTATGGCTTAACCGAAGATGAGGATGGCAACCCAACGCAAGGCGTGGGCGAGGTTATTATAGCTAAACACCGTAACGGTGAAACCGGTACAGTAAGGCTCAAATTCGTGGGTAAATATGTAAAATTTGCCAACCTTGAAGAAGGCATGGACAGCTTCCCTCCTGCTGCCGGTAACGCATTTAGCGGCCTTGCACCATCGCAGGATTTTGAAAAGCAAAGCAATTTTATTATACGCCCTTCACGGATGGATGATATTGATGATGAGCCGCCGTTTTAG